The Meriones unguiculatus strain TT.TT164.6M chromosome 20, Bangor_MerUng_6.1, whole genome shotgun sequence region cacacagtatgctATCCAGCTAGAAGGAAAACCTATACTGGAAACAAAACTGATAGCACATTTTCTTCTGAAGTCTCTCTAGTGATAGGAAGTGGCCTTCTTACAATTGAGAACAAACTGAACTTTCTTGTGTCTTCAGAAACCACAATCACATTCGGACAAAGTTTTTATTCTTCCAAATTCTGAGTATCTCTGTTTCTAAAGGCAAACCTCCTGGCCCTGGTGTAACTGGCTGGCACTCACTCCACTTAGCTTCCGTTAGAGCCGTCTACTGGCTGGTAAGTGACTACGGCCGATGTCTGGGTTTCCATCAGTGCCTGGGAAAGTTTGAGGAGCTTTGGACTGGGAATGCTCTGCCATTCCCCTTTCCACGGCTACCCAGGGAGGGCTTCAGTGAGCTCACCATAGGAGAGCCTTGTAAATGCCTGCACCAGGGAGGAGGGCTAACACGGCCAGGGTGAGGGCTTTCAGAGCCTTTTCTCTTTTGCAGCACTTGAAGGGGGAGGTAAGTAGCTTGCTGagattgaaatgaaaaaaaaaagaaagaaagaaaagagggcgCTGATGTGCAGAGCTTTTTAACACTGGGCATCAGAGGCACATACTGAAACAAACCAGTTGGCAGAAATAGCCAGactcccctcccagcccaggaaAAAGAGTTCCAGGGAAAGTTTGTCCATTATTCACACTCTGGCTTAGTCCAGAGTGCTTGTGCTCGctctctttacctctgtgacTCCCTGCTTGCTCATTTGACAGTGTGCTCACACAACTGCACTTAGTCTATTTCAGCCTGGTGTAGTTTTACAAAACCCTTTCCCACTCTTCTGTGTGCTTGGGTCTTGCAGTAGCCCTATGGAATAGCAGGACCATTGTCTTCATTGCTTAAGCTGGAAGAGAGAGGCTCAGGAGCAAATGGCAAGTTCATCACTGCTGCTGTAATGGACATTCAGGGCCTCACTACgtagcccgggctggcctcaaatgcatgcctcacctctcctctgcctctcatgtgctgggattataggtgtgccccACCTGTCCAAGTCCATTGCTTTCCTCACTACATCACAGCACCCACTGGTCCTATTACAACAGCCACTTAAGAAAtaccatgcccctcccacagtccctGAGTCCTTTCTTCCCAACTTGGGCCAGCCAGAATTGCTTCTGCTCTTCATGAGGCGGTAACCCAAGAAAACATGCCATTAACCCTCCCAAACGCATCCACACAGTGAGTGGGCTACGGGAGGGCACTCGATGAAAGATGTGAGCACTGACACCAGCTCAACAAAGCCCCTGGGCCAGAGGAACAGAGAATATTCCGTATCTTTTCTGTGGGTGTGTGGCAGCTACTTTGTGGTAACCAATATGACTTTCAAAAATGtacagccagtgctgatgagaacTAAGTGTTGAGTTAGTAAATAGTAAAatagtaaaacaacaaaaaccctgtaaaaattaaaaccaaataaGAGGAGCTGTCATTGCCCACAACCGTGACATCATTCACAGGTGTTAAAACAGATGCACATAAATTCTTCtataaaaacatgtatttttcaacctaatttgcttttttaaaaaatgctttgtgAGCCCTGATAATGATGGCCTACGCTTCAAAGAATAATCGAATAGATTGTTCTTTATATATCAATGGAGTCCAAGAATACACCTTCTACAGTTAAATCAGAACTCAGGCAGAATGTTACTTTTCTAGGGGTGAAGACCCATCACACAGAAGATAAAGCCAGCGCTGGACCCGAGTCTTTGTAAGAACTCCTCAGGCTGGTATGCTTCACCTTGACCTTTGACCTATGACCTATGTGCCTCCTCTCTTCACCTTTCCTGCTTCCTATCATCCATCCACCACACACAAAGGTAGGAGAGCCTGTGTCACAGCTCTGTGGGGACAGAGAATAGAGAGTGAGCTCTTTGAATATTCAGGTGTTCTCTTTAATACTATGGGCTGTGAGCCCTGTCTGGCCTGCAGATAAACTCTAATAAAGCACCTAGAGTCATGGCTGCTCCGTGGGTTCTTCACGGGCTGTTAAGGGTACGGCAGACAGCGACCCCCAACACCCCCACCTGTTATGCTCACGCATGGCACTGGGCACTGACCTGCTTTGCCCACTTCCCCTTTCCTCAGTGATCCTTCAGCCTGGCACCCAGCTTTGAGATGAGGCCTGCTTAGCACCAGTGAAGTTCCCCACGTTCAAACCAACAACGTTCTGTGTGGAGATGAGGGAATCAAAGTTAAAGTCCAACCCGTCGGCGTCCATGAGTTCACTACGAATAATGGATTCCATGTCACATTCCAAGCTCCCATTGAACATGTCCAGGTCCAAGTCACTGGGGAACTTGTCGTGGCCCAGGACAGGAAGGTTTGCACTCGCTGAGTACAGCGAGGAGCCTGAGAGAGAGTCCGAGAGGGTTTGCATAGACTGGCTGACGGGAGACTGATGCTGGTGTTTGGCTGACCCGAGGCTGCTGGAGTCACTCAAGCCCATGTTGCTGACAGAGTTGGACAAGGCACGGCTGCCACCAAGAGTGCCCTGGGTTTGGTGCTGGAGCAAGTTCTGATTGACCAAACTCCCCTGGCTAGGCTGGGCAGCAAAGGACATCATTGGGTCGTTGCGGAGCATCACGTTGCGGCGGGCGTTCTGGGCGGACACAGCCGTGCTGGCCTGAGACATCAAGGGGTCTGACTGGGTCATCATGACGTCGCTGTGGCTGAGCGAGTCTGAAGTGAGCAGGTCTTGGAGTGTCTGGTTACCATAGTGTGACATGGAAGAAAAGGTGGCTGGCTTGTTCTCTTGGATGGTCTGCATGGGCGACTGGCGCAGGGAGTTCAGAGACGAGGGTCCAAACACGGTACTGTTAAAGGAGCTGGTCGGGGACCCCAGGCCGGAGCTCTTGGCGGTATACGGGAAGCTGGAGCTCCGCTGCATGAGCCCCCCAGGAGGCGACGGCTGGGATGGCGGGAGCGTGATGTTGTCCAGCAGGTCATCCATGAGGTTGTCAGCCAGCCCGTCGTTGAGATTCATGGTGCCCGCCATGTCGGTCAGCCTCGGGAGCTCCACAGTGCATGGCTTGCTCACAGAGGGCGACAGGCTGGCGGAGCTGCTGTAGAGCATGGGGGAGAGCGGGGCGTCGTCGTCCTGGACGTCATCCAACTCTGTGCTTGCCAGGATGGGTGACAGGCGGCCACTGA contains the following coding sequences:
- the Foxo3 gene encoding forkhead box protein O3, with amino-acid sequence MAEAPASPVPLSPLEVELDPEFEPQSRPRSCTWPLQRPELQASPAKPSGETAADSMIPEEDDDEDDEDGGSRASSAMVIGGGVSGALGPGLLLEDSARLLAPGGQDLGSGPAPAAGALSGGTQTPLQPQQPLPPPQPGAAGGSGQPRKCSSRRNAWGNLSYADLITRAIESSPDKRLTLSQIYEWMVRCVPYFKDKGDSNSSAGWKNSIRHNLSLHSRFMRVQNEGTGKSSWWIINPDGGKSGKAPRRRAVSMDNSNKYTKSRGRAAKKKAALQAAPESADDSPSQLAKWPGSPTSRSSDELDAWTDFRSRTNSNASTVSGRLSPILASTELDDVQDDDAPLSPMLYSSSASLSPSVSKPCTVELPRLTDMAGTMNLNDGLADNLMDDLLDNITLPPSQPSPPGGLMQRSSSFPYTAKSSGLGSPTSSFNSTVFGPSSLNSLRQSPMQTIQENKPATFSSMSHYGNQTLQDLLTSDSLSHSDVMMTQSDPLMSQASTAVSAQNARRNVMLRNDPMMSFAAQPSQGSLVNQNLLQHQTQGTLGGSRALSNSVSNMGLSDSSSLGSAKHQHQSPVSQSMQTLSDSLSGSSLYSASANLPVLGHDKFPSDLDLDMFNGSLECDMESIIRSELMDADGLDFNFDSLISTQNVVGLNVGNFTGAKQASSQSWVPG